The DNA segment CATCTGTTGAAGTCGCAGGCGGCGGAGATTGCGGCTTTCGTCTCCTGGATGTCGCGCACATCCGTCATCAACGAACTCCCCTTGATAGACGTGCCGGTCCTCAACATTATCGGCGGCCGCGACGCGATCGTGCCGCCATTGCACCAGATCCATCTCTCCGGACGGCTGCCGCGCGTCCATACGGTCATCCTCGACAAGGTCGGCCATTTGCCGATGGCCGAGGCCCGCGACAAGGTTGATCAACTGATCGGGGCGTTTCTCCTGTTCGGTCCGCTGACCGCAAACCGTAAGAAAACCATTACAAAAGAGGCTGCGATCACGCCTTGCCACAATGCGCTGCCGCTCAGCCTTTAAATGAACACAACACGCGGGAACAAATTCGCGTGAGCAACGTTACCGCAGCAGACCCGTGACCCGCACGGCCAGAACCCGAAGAGGAATAATCATGCTCGGTACAATTCTCCTAATTGTCTTGGTGCTCTTGCTAATCGGCGCGCTGCCGAATTGGGGCCACAGCCGCAATTGGGGCTATGGGCCGTCAGGCGGCCTCGGGCTGGTTGTTGTGATACTTCTCATCCTCGTGTTGATGGGCCGCATCTAATCTGCCGTAACTTTGCTTTCGTTCATCAACAGCCTTGAAAAGGAACCAGTCATGAAAAAGATTCTTCTTGCCGTCGCGCTCATTCTTCCTCTCGCCGCCTGCTCGCAGACGGAAAAGGGTGCCGGCATCGGCGCCGCATCCGGCGCCATCATCGGTGGCGTAGCGACCGGCAATGTCCGTGGCGCAGCAGTTGGTGCTGCCGTCGGTGGTGTGGCTGGCGCCTTGATCGGCAATGCCAATGAGCCGGGCCGCTGCGTCTACCGCGACCGTTATGGCCGCCGCTACACGGCAGCTTGCTGATCGCTCAGCGCTCTTAAAACAGGAAAACGGGCCTCGGCCCGTTTTTTTGTGTCTTGCTGACAGCGGTTGATGCCGGGCCGTTGTTATGGATCAGTCAGAAATTTTGCCGAGCCTTTCAGCCTGGTCGAGTTTTTCCAGGAGGTCGAGGAAGGTATCGGGAATTGGCTCCTGTTCGACGGAACTGTAAAGCGCCTTCAGCTTTGAGGCGATCTGGCCAGTGGGATCTGTCGTCCCCACTGCCGCCTTCCTGCCCATACCGGCACGCGGTTGATTTTCCGGTATGTCCGTCATAGTCTGTCTCACTCCAAAATCCGCGTCGGCAATCGCCCCGCAGCACTGCTTCCACGTCCAATTCAATACATCAAAAAACATTGCCATATTCCGAACTTATGTCCGGTTTCCTTGAAACCGACACACAATTCGTTCAACACGGAAACTTCCCTTCAACCTTAAAACATGATCAAACCAATGCCATGTTTCGCCATGCGATAGCATCAGGCACCGGTGAAAATTCGGCGCCATCATACTGAAGGAAGTCATAAATGTCACTTTCCATGCGGATCGCAGCCCATCTTCCCTATCTGCGCCGTTTCTCCCGTGCCGTTACCGGATCGCAAACCTCAGGCGACGCCTATGTCGCCGCCGTTCTGGAAGCGTTGATCGCCGACATCACGCTTTTCCCGCAAGGGTCCAACGACCGGGTCAACCTGTTTAAATTGTTCTGCTCGATCTTCGATACGCTGAGCATAGACCTGCCGGAAACACCATCGCCGTTTGGCTGGGAAGCGCGCGCCGCCGCCAATCTTTCGGTGATTGCACCGGCAGCCCGCAAAGCGTTTCTGCTCGTTTCCGTCGAGGGGTTCTCGCCGGAGGAAACGGCCGAAATTCTGGGTGTCTCGGACCTTGAAACCGCAAATCTGTTGCGCGAGGCATCCGAGGATATTTCCCGCCAGGTCGCCACCGAAATCCTGATCATCGAGGACGAACCGCTGATCGCCATGGATATCGAGGACATGGTGCTGAGCCTTGGCCACAAGGTGGCAGGCGTGGCCAGAACGCATGGCGAAGCGATCACGCTGTTTGAGAAGACCGAGCCGAAGATGATCCTTGCCGATATCCAGCTTGCCGATGGCAGCTCGGGCATCGACGCCGTCAACGAAATCCTGAAAAGCGCGACGATCCCGGTGATTTTCATCACCGCGTTTCCGGAGCGCCTGTTGACCGGCACCAAACCAGAGCCGGCCTTTTTGGTGACCAAGCCGTTCAATCCGGAAATGGTGAAGGCCCTGATCAGCCAGGCGCTGTTCTTCGACGACAACGCGCGCTCCGGCAAACGCTGAGCATTGCTGCTACTGTCCCGGGGATGGCCGGTCGATGGCGAAGGCCTCGAACCAGCCTTCCCGCTGACCGGCGCAAAGCTGCGCCAAGATGCGCGATGCCATGAAGGAAAAGGTAATCCCGTTGCCGCCGTAGCCGTAAGCGGCAAGGATGCGCGGCATGCCGGGGACTGCGCCGATCAGCGGCAAACCGTCATCCGTCTCGCCAAAAGCGCCGGACCAGGAGAAATCGATGACCGGATTGGCTGACGGCCACAGCTTGACGAGGTCATCGACCAGCTTTTCCGATTTCTCCGGCATTTTGCTGTCGCGGGCCTGCGGATCAACCGTCTCGTCGTCGCCACCGCCAATGATGATGCGTCCGTCCCTTGTGGTGCGGGCATAATTGTAGGTTTCCGAGGCTTCCCAGATCAGTTCGCCGCCGGGCCAGAGCGTGCCTTCCCGTTGCGGCACGGTGGCGATTGCCCAGCTCGAGACTGTTTTGTGCAGGTCGCTGCGGACGAAATCGGGCATGACATATCCCGTTGCCAGGATGACATGCCGCGCCTCGATGACGAAAGGGCTGTCGGTCTCGACCGTTACCGAGCCCGGTGCATCATGGTAGGCCGTCACCATGGCATCGACCAGCCGCGCGCCGCGCGTCTGCGCATCCCGCAAAAGGCCCCAGGATAACAGGATCGGATCGGCATCGGCGGAACCCGGAGACACGATTGCCGCTGCCCGGTCGATACCGAAGCGGGACAAAAGGTCCTTGTGATCCAGAAGCAGGCCGGGCAAACCGGCGCGTTCGCGCAGCAGATGCTCGTCGCGCAGAGCCGAGGGGCCAGCTTCGCCTGCCGCAAGGAAAAGGGTGGACCGGGGCCGGAAGGCACAATCGAAACCCAACCCTTCCACCAGGCCGGAAAGCCCCTGAACAGCTGCGACGCTGTGCCGGTAGAGTTCGGCTGCCCGGTCAAAACCGTAGAATTCGGTCAGCTCCCCCAGCGTGCAATCGATCTCCCATTGCAGCATGGCGGTGCTTGCAGCTGTGCTGCCAAGGCCCGGCTGCTCGCGATCGACGATCGTTACATCCACGCCACGGGCGGCAAGATGCTGCGCGGCAAGCGATCCCGTGATGCCGCCACCGACAACGAGAACGTCTGTCTTGATGCTTTGCGTGAGAGGTGGATTGCGGGGTGGGCGCTGGCCGCCTCCCCAGGGAGACCGGCCGCCATGAAGATCGG comes from the Pararhizobium qamdonense genome and includes:
- a CDS encoding DUF3309 family protein, which codes for MLGTILLIVLVLLLIGALPNWGHSRNWGYGPSGGLGLVVVILLILVLMGRI
- a CDS encoding YMGG-like glycine zipper-containing protein; the protein is MKKILLAVALILPLAACSQTEKGAGIGAASGAIIGGVATGNVRGAAVGAAVGGVAGALIGNANEPGRCVYRDRYGRRYTAAC
- a CDS encoding NepR family anti-sigma factor, which codes for MGRKAAVGTTDPTGQIASKLKALYSSVEQEPIPDTFLDLLEKLDQAERLGKISD
- a CDS encoding response regulator produces the protein MSLSMRIAAHLPYLRRFSRAVTGSQTSGDAYVAAVLEALIADITLFPQGSNDRVNLFKLFCSIFDTLSIDLPETPSPFGWEARAAANLSVIAPAARKAFLLVSVEGFSPEETAEILGVSDLETANLLREASEDISRQVATEILIIEDEPLIAMDIEDMVLSLGHKVAGVARTHGEAITLFEKTEPKMILADIQLADGSSGIDAVNEILKSATIPVIFITAFPERLLTGTKPEPAFLVTKPFNPEMVKALISQALFFDDNARSGKR
- a CDS encoding NAD(P)/FAD-dependent oxidoreductase, encoding MTPMLDTFDTVQADLHGGRSPWGGGQRPPRNPPLTQSIKTDVLVVGGGITGSLAAQHLAARGVDVTIVDREQPGLGSTAASTAMLQWEIDCTLGELTEFYGFDRAAELYRHSVAAVQGLSGLVEGLGFDCAFRPRSTLFLAAGEAGPSALRDEHLLRERAGLPGLLLDHKDLLSRFGIDRAAAIVSPGSADADPILLSWGLLRDAQTRGARLVDAMVTAYHDAPGSVTVETDSPFVIEARHVILATGYVMPDFVRSDLHKTVSSWAIATVPQREGTLWPGGELIWEASETYNYARTTRDGRIIIGGGDDETVDPQARDSKMPEKSEKLVDDLVKLWPSANPVIDFSWSGAFGETDDGLPLIGAVPGMPRILAAYGYGGNGITFSFMASRILAQLCAGQREGWFEAFAIDRPSPGQ